In Horticoccus luteus, the following proteins share a genomic window:
- the kbl gene encoding glycine C-acetyltransferase, with the protein MTSTFRQHLQSTLAGIEAAGLFKRERLIATPQGAQIAVNVAGALPVAGQAPAEGRRVLNFCANNYLGLADHPDVIRSAHAALDRWGYGLASVRFICGTQEIHKELEARLSAFLGTEDTILYSSCFDANGGVFETLLAAEDAVISDELNHASIIDGIRLCKAKRYRYKNRDMEDLEAKLREADAAGARFKLIVTDGVFSMDGFIAPLKEICELADRYGALVMIDDSHAVGFMGRTGRGTHEHCGVVERIDLISGTLGKALGGASGGYLSGRREIIDLLRQRSRPYLFSNTLAPVIAAATLTALDLISRSTELRDRLETSTAFFRAGLTAAGLTIKPGTHPIAPVMLGDAALSQKFAARMLEKGVYVIGFFYPVVPQGAARIRTQVSAAHSREDLQFAINAFAETHRELGL; encoded by the coding sequence ATGACTTCGACGTTTCGGCAGCACCTCCAAAGCACACTCGCCGGCATCGAGGCGGCCGGTTTGTTCAAGCGCGAACGCCTCATTGCGACGCCACAAGGCGCGCAAATCGCCGTCAACGTTGCGGGCGCGCTGCCCGTCGCCGGTCAGGCGCCCGCCGAAGGCCGCCGCGTTTTGAATTTTTGCGCCAACAACTATCTGGGCCTCGCTGATCATCCGGATGTCATTCGCTCCGCCCACGCCGCCCTCGATCGCTGGGGCTACGGTCTGGCGTCGGTGCGTTTCATCTGCGGCACGCAGGAAATCCACAAAGAACTGGAAGCCCGCCTCAGCGCGTTTCTCGGCACGGAGGACACGATCCTCTACTCGTCCTGCTTCGATGCCAACGGCGGTGTGTTTGAAACTCTCCTCGCGGCCGAGGATGCCGTGATCAGTGACGAGCTGAATCACGCTTCGATCATCGATGGCATCCGCCTCTGCAAGGCAAAGCGCTACCGTTACAAAAATCGTGACATGGAGGATCTGGAGGCGAAGTTGCGCGAAGCCGACGCGGCCGGGGCGCGTTTCAAACTGATCGTCACCGATGGAGTGTTTTCCATGGATGGATTTATCGCTCCGCTGAAGGAGATTTGCGAACTCGCAGACCGCTATGGCGCGCTGGTGATGATCGACGACAGCCACGCGGTGGGCTTCATGGGGCGGACGGGCCGCGGCACCCATGAACACTGTGGCGTAGTGGAGCGGATCGATTTGATCAGCGGCACGCTCGGCAAGGCTTTGGGCGGAGCAAGCGGCGGCTACCTCAGCGGACGCAGGGAAATCATTGATCTCCTGCGCCAACGATCCCGCCCGTATTTGTTTTCCAACACGCTGGCCCCGGTGATCGCCGCCGCCACCCTGACGGCGCTGGACCTCATCAGCCGCTCCACCGAATTGCGGGATCGACTCGAAACGAGCACGGCTTTTTTTCGCGCCGGACTGACCGCCGCCGGCCTCACGATCAAACCTGGCACTCATCCCATCGCGCCGGTGATGCTCGGCGACGCTGCTCTTTCGCAGAAATTTGCTGCGCGCATGCTCGAAAAAGGAGTCTACGTGATCGGCTTTTTCTACCCCGTCGTCCCGCAAGGGGCCGCCCGCATTCGCACGCAGGTCAGCGCCGCGCACAGCCGCGAAGATCTCCAATTCGCGATCAACGCCTTCGCCGAAACCCATCGCGAACTCGGTCTCTAA
- the ubiE gene encoding bifunctional demethylmenaquinone methyltransferase/2-methoxy-6-polyprenyl-1,4-benzoquinol methylase UbiE, with translation MPDPAAVNSMFARIASRYDLGNRVLSLGVDRAWRQALVRAVATGNPLTVLDLATGSGDVAFALGDALPATTHIIGMDFCLPMLESAEAKKQATPDRYQNVLFRPGDGLALPLADESVDAVTISFGLRNMADRHRSLTEMRRVLRPGGRVFVLEFSQPQRWMRPFYLFYLRRVLPLLAGWLTGDRAAYVYLNESIEAFPDRSALAAEMRAAGFAEVASRGFTGGIVALHSGTRPK, from the coding sequence ATGCCTGATCCTGCTGCCGTAAATTCCATGTTTGCCCGCATCGCGAGCCGTTACGATTTGGGCAACCGCGTCTTAAGTTTGGGCGTGGATCGGGCGTGGCGGCAGGCTCTCGTGCGCGCCGTCGCCACTGGCAACCCGCTCACAGTCTTGGACTTGGCGACAGGCAGCGGGGACGTCGCTTTCGCCCTTGGCGACGCGTTGCCGGCGACCACTCACATAATCGGCATGGATTTTTGCCTGCCGATGCTTGAGTCGGCCGAAGCCAAGAAGCAGGCCACTCCAGATCGGTATCAAAACGTGCTTTTTCGTCCTGGCGATGGACTCGCGTTGCCGTTGGCGGACGAAAGCGTCGACGCGGTAACGATTTCTTTCGGCCTGCGAAATATGGCGGACCGGCACCGTTCTCTAACTGAAATGCGGCGGGTGTTGCGTCCCGGGGGCCGCGTTTTCGTTTTGGAGTTTTCGCAGCCCCAGCGTTGGATGCGACCATTCTACCTTTTCTACCTCCGACGTGTCTTGCCGCTGCTTGCTGGCTGGCTGACGGGAGATCGCGCCGCTTACGTTTATCTCAACGAGTCAATCGAAGCTTTCCCGGATCGCTCCGCTTTGGCGGCGGAAATGCGTGCGGCGGGTTTTGCGGAAGTGGCCTCCCGCGGGTTTACGGGCGGTATCGTCGCGTTGCACAGCGGCACGCGTCCGAAGTGA
- a CDS encoding cytidine deaminase: MPRTAMNSPLNSALLHELESTARSAAAAAYAPYSKFRVGASVLMDSGRIFHGCNVENASYGLCNCAERTALFSAAAAGERSVHAVVVYTPTAAPTTPCGACRQVINEFGPDALVISICDGPDRIETTLSALLPAAFGPKNLL; the protein is encoded by the coding sequence ATGCCCCGCACCGCCATGAATTCGCCCTTGAACTCCGCTCTTCTGCACGAACTCGAGTCGACGGCTCGCTCGGCTGCCGCAGCGGCTTACGCACCGTATTCAAAGTTCCGCGTCGGTGCGTCCGTTTTGATGGACTCGGGGAGGATTTTTCACGGCTGCAATGTCGAAAACGCTTCCTACGGACTGTGCAATTGCGCCGAGCGCACCGCCCTTTTCAGCGCCGCCGCCGCTGGCGAGCGCTCTGTCCACGCAGTGGTCGTCTATACGCCGACAGCCGCGCCGACCACACCCTGCGGCGCATGCCGTCAGGTTATCAACGAGTTTGGGCCCGATGCCCTCGTGATCAGTATCTGCGACGGACCCGACAGAATCGAAACGACCCTCAGCGCCCTCTTGCCTGCCGCGTTTGGCCCCAAGAATCTGCTTTGA
- a CDS encoding HesB/IscA family protein, translating to MITLTPRAATQVRAMQKSAEPDTRLRVFVETGGCSGFQYGMSFDAPKADDSHFDSEGVPILVDPASLAYLDGSNIDFDDGLHGKGFEIKNPNAESTCGCGKSFN from the coding sequence ATGATTACGTTGACGCCCAGGGCTGCCACCCAAGTTCGTGCGATGCAGAAGTCGGCGGAGCCGGACACTCGTTTACGGGTGTTCGTGGAGACAGGCGGGTGTTCGGGATTTCAGTATGGGATGTCGTTTGATGCGCCCAAGGCCGACGATTCTCATTTCGACAGCGAAGGCGTGCCCATTTTGGTGGATCCCGCCAGCCTCGCTTACCTCGACGGATCAAACATCGATTTCGACGACGGGCTTCACGGCAAGGGATTTGAGATCAAAAACCCGAACGCAGAAAGCACCTGCGGATGTGGTAAGTCGTTTAACTAG
- a CDS encoding serine/threonine-protein kinase: MASLRHIFNEIHYEMVRKIAEGGMGLVYEAVQLGAGNFRKSVAIKLIREEFSAIEEFQRNFIGEARLVADLIHTNIVQTYHLGRVGGQYYMVMEFVRGVHLEQFLDRHRQLARPVPIDMAAFIVSRIARGLAYAHQKRDADGRLLGIVHRDINPKNVLIAWEGDVKLTDFGIAKALDLMYNEEGKVIAGKDEYLSPEQANYAVTDARADLFALGIVLSELLLGRNIFRAVERADSRRNILTLAIPRFRALRNDIDEALEAILQKALHRDRDRRYQTAFEILNDLEVYLYSDRYGPTNEKLGVYLRDVFQPRPPAAPSTTRATPPVPTAA; encoded by the coding sequence GTGGCGTCCCTTCGGCACATCTTTAACGAGATTCACTACGAGATGGTGCGTAAAATCGCGGAGGGCGGCATGGGCTTGGTTTACGAAGCGGTCCAACTCGGCGCCGGCAATTTCCGGAAGTCCGTCGCGATAAAGCTCATTCGCGAGGAGTTTTCTGCCATTGAGGAGTTCCAGCGCAACTTCATCGGGGAAGCGCGCCTCGTCGCCGACCTCATCCATACCAATATCGTTCAGACCTACCATTTGGGCCGTGTGGGCGGTCAATATTACATGGTGATGGAGTTTGTCCGCGGCGTGCACCTCGAACAATTCCTCGATCGGCATCGCCAACTCGCCCGCCCTGTCCCCATCGACATGGCCGCCTTCATCGTTTCGCGCATCGCCCGAGGTCTGGCCTATGCGCATCAGAAGCGCGACGCCGACGGACGGCTCCTCGGAATCGTGCACCGGGATATCAACCCGAAGAACGTGCTCATCGCTTGGGAAGGCGATGTGAAGCTCACCGACTTCGGCATCGCGAAGGCCTTGGACCTCATGTATAACGAGGAAGGCAAGGTCATCGCGGGCAAAGATGAATATCTTTCCCCCGAGCAAGCGAACTACGCAGTGACCGATGCCCGCGCCGATCTTTTTGCGCTCGGCATCGTGCTCAGTGAACTTCTGCTGGGCCGAAACATTTTCCGCGCGGTCGAGCGAGCCGACTCCCGTCGTAACATTCTCACGCTCGCCATCCCCCGTTTCCGCGCCTTGCGGAACGATATCGACGAGGCCCTCGAAGCCATTCTGCAAAAAGCGCTGCATCGCGATCGCGACCGCCGATACCAAACCGCCTTCGAAATTCTGAACGACTTGGAAGTCTACCTTTACAGCGACCGCTATGGTCCCACGAACGAAAAACTCGGCGTTTACCTCCGCGATGTTTTTCAACCCCGCCCGCCCGCCGCCCCTTCTACCACGCGCGCCACCCCACCCGTGCCAACCGCAGCGTGA
- the hisS gene encoding histidine--tRNA ligase, with protein sequence MAFQSLPGFREFYPDAFARRKFVFDLWRRTAHAFGFAEYDAPVLEPLELYTTKSGEEIEGQLFNFVDKGGREVALRPEMTPTVCRLVGAKANALKRPIKWFSIAEFYRYERMQKGRGRCFTQFNADIFGEAGPEAEIELIALLIQCLAAFGLTEADFYVRLSDRTLWFHFLETLGLDEERSRAVLSAIDKYEKIGDAAFAPYGEKFGLLPDETKARILGFLGIKSFTALAAAFGEGTNEKISARLAEWRTLLDGLDSMGLGGFVTVDFGVVRGLAYYTGFVFEAFDRKGELRALAGGGRYDDLVAKLGGPNLPAVGFAIGDMTFALLLEQRGLTPPMVQAIDVFCVIGGEAERRAAFGDVHALRAAGYRVEYPMKEVGFGKQFKVAADSGAKLALIYGADELARGVVKIRNLMDRTEQDVPKDQLVVAVREFLN encoded by the coding sequence ATGGCCTTTCAGTCGCTTCCCGGATTCCGCGAGTTCTATCCCGACGCTTTCGCCCGGCGGAAGTTTGTTTTCGATCTCTGGCGGCGCACAGCGCACGCGTTCGGCTTCGCGGAATATGATGCTCCGGTGCTCGAGCCCCTTGAGCTCTATACCACCAAGTCCGGCGAGGAGATTGAGGGGCAACTTTTCAATTTCGTCGATAAGGGCGGACGCGAAGTGGCCCTCCGTCCGGAAATGACACCGACGGTGTGCCGGCTCGTGGGGGCGAAGGCCAACGCTCTCAAGCGGCCGATCAAGTGGTTTAGCATCGCCGAATTCTACCGTTACGAGCGCATGCAAAAGGGCCGGGGGCGATGCTTCACGCAGTTCAACGCGGATATTTTTGGCGAAGCAGGTCCGGAGGCGGAGATTGAACTTATCGCCTTGCTGATCCAATGCCTCGCGGCCTTTGGACTCACGGAGGCGGATTTCTACGTTCGGTTGAGCGATCGCACACTGTGGTTTCACTTCCTTGAAACGCTCGGTCTCGATGAAGAGCGCAGCCGGGCCGTTTTGAGCGCGATCGACAAATACGAGAAGATCGGGGACGCCGCGTTCGCGCCTTACGGAGAAAAATTTGGTCTGCTGCCCGACGAAACGAAGGCGCGCATTCTGGGATTTCTCGGCATTAAATCGTTCACCGCGCTCGCCGCCGCCTTTGGCGAGGGGACGAATGAAAAAATTTCCGCGCGCCTCGCCGAATGGCGGACGTTGCTCGATGGCTTGGATTCGATGGGGCTGGGCGGCTTTGTGACCGTCGATTTTGGTGTGGTGCGCGGGCTGGCCTACTACACGGGCTTTGTGTTCGAAGCGTTCGACCGCAAAGGTGAATTGCGGGCATTGGCGGGCGGCGGCCGCTACGATGATCTCGTCGCAAAACTCGGCGGTCCGAACCTGCCCGCCGTCGGCTTCGCGATCGGTGACATGACGTTCGCGCTGTTGCTTGAACAACGCGGGCTGACTCCGCCGATGGTGCAGGCCATCGATGTGTTCTGTGTGATCGGCGGCGAGGCGGAGCGTCGCGCGGCATTCGGCGACGTCCATGCGTTGCGGGCGGCGGGTTACCGCGTCGAGTATCCGATGAAAGAAGTCGGGTTCGGCAAACAGTTCAAAGTTGCAGCGGATTCCGGAGCGAAGCTGGCGTTAATCTATGGCGCCGATGAACTCGCCAGGGGTGTCGTGAAAATCCGCAATCTCATGGACCGCACCGAGCAGGACGTGCCCAAGGATCAACTGGTGGTCGCCGTGCGGGAATTTTTGAACTGA